In Scomber japonicus isolate fScoJap1 chromosome 3, fScoJap1.pri, whole genome shotgun sequence, the genomic window tatttttcatcttttcaactgtttatttactgtaaaatcagccttttgtttctttctagTGGGTAAACAACTAAAGGGAATTAatctatactgtatgtctatgGTTACTTAATGCAGGACATTAAGAGCAAACTTTACATCTATCTGAAGTAGTTCATGGATGAAACACATCCCTGTTTCACTTATAATCAATCTGAACATATGAAAGCATGTTTGAAGCCGCTTTTTAGTGTAATACTTTGGTTATCGGAGGATTTCAGACTTAGTCATGTAGTATATGGCTCACACATGTTATAGTCAGTGCCAAAGCAAACAACTGATCCTCCACCAGCATCACTGCCACAGCTGCCTGGCACTGCGGTCAGTGTGCCAACTGCTCGGTACAGGCAGAGACAGGGTAGAGCACTACGCCTCCGTTGTTCACGATCACAGCTGGCATTTTGCTCTGTTAGATGATGGTGATTGGAAAGAATAACAAACACACCCAGCACTGCACAAACATGCACGTTGATTTCATCAGATCAGAACCACAAAAAGAACAATGACAATTGTGTATAGCTTTCAAAATGTCCCATTGTATACTGCCATCTTACTCGTGGTTTGGTTGAAGTTACTATGAGAGCATGTTATGCTATCACTGGGAAACATTCCAGATACatgcaatatatttatttttgcgTCTcagcaataaaacatatttcaagacagtatttacaccatttgacatgtgaggcagaaaggaaggctTTATCTTGAGTGCACTGAAACATGATCTGAGACTTCTTTATAGCTGGTTTTGACACAGCTGTCAGTGGTGAAACATGCTGATGTTATTGTGTTTCCTTTCTCAGACACCAACTGATTCAGATGTTTATCATTCTCAACATTTGTCTCAGTCTTGTATTACAGAGAATCTCTTATTGCAACCACAATGTTTAAGTTGTTCAGTCTTTCTTCCTCTAGTAATGGAGTCCAATTGCTGTTAATTTGTCAGTTTATAGACAAAGGATGTGCACATCCAGAGTTAgaattcattgtgttttttaaatgattagcATTGCTTTACCTGGAAAATTATACACCAAAGTCTAATGCAACATATGAAGCAAAATGTAATTGGTGAACATGTGCAAAAAGCTGTGTGCAGCTCTCATTCCTCTTTTGCCTGTAGCTAGAGTGAAAGGGCAGAGTGAAATATCCTTGATTATTGACGGAAGGATCCTAGAAGCGATGGTATCAGAGTACCAGATGTCAGCCCCAGGTGGGCTGAAGCTTCAGGCTTTACTGGGAATGAGCCAGAGCTCCTGCACCCTGACCAAAGCCAAATCCCTTGGGACCAAAGTTCTTTGCATAACAACCTGTGAATTGAATGAATGTGAAATGGAAAAATaggtaaaacataaatattataaatcttgaataaatatatagtggtaggtgttcttttttttttttacatgattaacatgaagaaaaacatttgacagaggtcacttttttaaaatagcaGTTTTGGCCATTTTATGCCAGGTGACGccaaataaaagatgaaactgGCACTTTGCAGTTTTGTGGTTGTCATCTAAACAGATGTACTCAGCAagacatttaacatttggaaAACAGTTTTCAGTGCtcagtgctctctggtggaTAAACAAGGTAATGACCACACTTATTAAATGGCCTCAAACACATCTTTGACATGCCTGTACTGCAATTATCAGTGTATATACACGTCACTACTGATATATGCAATGAAACCAATATTGGTTCATATTGGCCAGCGTCACTGATTTATGAGTCTGGCTTTGGCTCTGCATACTGAGGTTTAACTGTGAGATTATTTCTCGGTTGGTATCTTCACTAAGTCGTACATTCACTGCCTGCTAGAAAACAACTTCAAGTACTCTAATACTTTCTGCAGTATTTTACTGCAGTACTGACTTATTTAACTGAGGATTTTAGCCCATTTTAATTTGTTCAGTGAAGAATACTGGAAGTCATTTCTCAGTAGTAAAAGCTTGTGTAGTATTAATACATACAGACCTTTACAGTAGATCTCTCCGTCTCTATCGGCAACAGTTGTGGACTCCAGTCCTTTGCCACACTTGGCACAACGAAAGCAGCCCTTATGCCAGGGctgaggagagagcagagagttggATCAAGCGCTGGCCCTCAAACATATAGTGATAACTGACAAATCAATAAGCTAAAAGCTCCTGTTGTTAAATCAAAGTGTAAATTTATAAGGTCTAAAACCGAGATAGCAGCGTCGAACTTTCTTACATTGCCTCCGCCGATAACCTTCTCAGCTGCGTACACTGTTCTGCCACATCGGGGACACACATCTGAGCCCCCTGCTTTCTGGGCAAACGGGGAGGCGTTGGGGTTATTTGTAGGGCGATGAGGAGCTTGTCTGTCAAGAAACATTTGAGCTTtaatgaaggaagagaggggaattcaagtgagggaggaaacagaCCATTAAGGATCAAAGAGATTGAAACAGTGCTTTTATTGGGAgttataaatacagtatacagacTCTTATAATCTGCTTCCTCCCTCATGTGAAGCTTTTatccaacaacaacagcaaccagATGTTTTACAGGTTGTATGTTCCTTTATTCATAACCATTCAATGAGGTACATTCAAACATTAGGTGAAGTATTTTTACAGGAAAGGTGCTGTTTTACTTACACTTCAGGCCTGATTCCAAGTCCTTCTCCTGTATCCATACTCAGAGTGCCGGCTCCACCTCCGAAGCCGTAGCCTTTTGGCCCATATTTCTTGCCATAGCATGATTTGCAGTAGATCTCATCCACATGAACAGCCACTGTTGTGCTGTCTAAGTTCTTCTTACAGACCACTGACAgcaaagggaaaggagggaaaaaaaacgaGTTAAAAGAATAAATCTATCTATTTTAGCCAGGAAACATCTACAGCAAACAAACAGACTAAACTCTCTGAACTGTAAACTATCTTTTTTCACAGATGTTTAGTTGTGACATTACCACAAACTATgcatgacattttaaataaaattaaatggcAAACCGCCATGTGCGTAGCTGGCtcagataaatacatttctgtggtTGAGAGGGAGTACAAGCACCTTCCTCTGCCATATAAGGAAGATGAAGCCTTTGTCACGTTTCCAGTGGATCCAAATAAGGTCAGAGATGTCGGAGCAAAAACCTGCGGATGCTCAGTTTCCTACCCTGATGCCAAATACTTCGCATTCCATTCTGGCATTTTTCAGGGTCGTTTATTCAGTCGGCGCACAAAGCAGATTACACGAAAAGTTAAATACTTACTGCACAGAAAACAGGATTTATGCCAG contains:
- the csrp1b gene encoding cysteine and glycine-rich protein 1b, which encodes MPFGGGNKCGCCQKTVYFAEEVQCEGKSWHKSCFLCMVCKKNLDSTTVAVHVDEIYCKSCYGKKYGPKGYGFGGGAGTLSMDTGEGLGIRPEVQAPHRPTNNPNASPFAQKAGGSDVCPRCGRTVYAAEKVIGGGNPWHKGCFRCAKCGKGLESTTVADRDGEIYCKGCYAKNFGPKGFGFGQGAGALAHSQ